A stretch of DNA from bacterium:
TACGTCCGCACTTCTCCGCCCTGCTTGTTGACCGTCTTGGAAACGAGGTCTACCTTCATCTCGTCACTTGTCCCCCGTCCGTTGGCCAGGGACTCGTCGAATCGGTCTCCCCACGGGTAACCACTTGTGGTGCCCGCCCTGCATGCGTATTCCCATTCCGCCTCCGTCGGCAACCGACCTCCCACAAACCGGCAGTAGGCGTCAGCGCCCTGCCACGTGACGATCACAGGCAACCGGCCGTCCCGGGTCGGGCAATACTTACCATCCACGAACTCAATACCGGACTTCGTCAGCTCTGCATAGATGCCGGTCTTCACCCCAACCGTCCCGGAAGAACTAGGCCCTGTCGCCCCAATCAGATTCAAGAATGTGCAGAATTCTTGCCTGGTTGTCTCCTTGCGCGAAATCGCAAAACCGGAGATTCTCACCTTGTGAGCGGGCTGGTCGAATTCACGGCCTTCGTCCGCTATGTCACCCATAGTGAACACACCGGCATCGACATGCACACTCGCAGTGGTCGCCAGACTGCCGGCCGTGTCATGGGCTATCGCTAGCCCCACTATACCAAACAACAGACAAAGCCACAATACTGGCTGGGCCCTCAACGCTCTCGTTTTCATTCTTTCCTCCTGTGTCCTAACACGAACTATATTTTCACTGGCCATTTGGCTCTCCACCCTCCACGACTCTTCTGCTATTGGACTGCTTATATAGGCTCTATGATCCATAGATCCAGGCTCCAGGGCTCACTAGTTGGCTCACCGCCCGTCTCTGGTCCCACCGGCCCCATACACCGACTTCATATCGTGCGTCCCTTGGCTGGACCTGTGAGCTTTCGGGGTCTTCTGAAGCAACATGGTAATCTTCGCACCCACACCTGCACGTGCAAGAACCCTCCCCGGAACTCCGACAGTCACAACCACATTTCATGCCAAGCGTGGCACAGCCTATGCTGCTACAGCATTTGTTGCACGCCGTTTCGCACGAATCCCCGTCAGGGTCCCCGTCTTGTGACCCATAGCTGGCTGTCATGCCTGATGGAACCCAGGCCACGCCGGTCAGGCCCAGTGGGTCAACCATCGTGGCGGGATTGTTGCCCACGTAAACATACCTGTCAATGCGGCTGCGGCAACCCCTATACAGCGGGTCGCGAGAGGTGAAGCGCCCAAGCCCGTCATCGTAATGCCTCGCCCGGTAATTGTAGAGGCCCGAGGTGGGATCAAGCGACCGCCCTGTGAAACGATAACGGCTGCTCACGCTACCCGACAGCTGCGTCTCAGTCGGGGAACCCCACGCGTCGTAATCGTAGCGGGTCATGAGGGTCTCCGAAGCGTTGACCAGCTCGCGGGTCGAACCCAGCCGATCGCGTGTGAAGTAGTGGGTCACGTTCGGGTCGGTTGTGCGGTCGATCATCGCAATCATCTCATCCACCCTCGGGCCGAAGATATACGACCGCGTCAGGCTCCAGTTGCTGCTGTAGTCCGCCAGGACATGCCCGCCCGACCAGAAGTAGTTGGTCAGGCCCAGCGTCGAATCGGACGAATAGCGCCTCATGCCGGTGGGGTTGTAGGCATACTCAACGAGGGTGGCGCCGTTCTTCTTGAAGCCAGCAAGCCGCCGCTCGTAGTCCCAGTCGTAGGTCCACGTATCCGACCCGTCCGACTTGCTCACCAGACACCCGTCCGAAGCATACCCGAATGACATCGTGAGGGTGCTCGTCGTGTATTGGGTCAGCTCGTCCGCATTGTCATAGGTGTAGGTCGTGGTGATCGTCGAGGTGGTGTATTCGGACATCTTCGTGCGGTTGCCGACCGCGTCATAGTCGTAGCCATAATCAGACCCAGACGGGTAGTTGACATGCGTCAGCCGATAGATGTCGTCGTAGGTGTAGCTCGTAGCCAAGCTGTCCTTGTCCGTCTGGCTCGTTACGTTGCCCACATCGTCATACGCATAGTCCCACGAGCTGATCACCGTCCCATTCGACTTCTTGTTCGTGATCTTGGTGAGGCGCTTGGCGTCATCGTATTCGTATTCGGTGTAGCAGCCATTCCCAAGCGTCAGTTTCGCCCGGATCGAGCAGCAGGTGGCGTATTCGATCGTGGCGAAGGTCGAGCCATTCGTGATGTCCGTAACCCGGTTCAACGCATCATAATAGTAGTTGCTCTTACTATTTGACGTGTCCTCGATCCAGAGCAGGTTCCCGTTGTCATCGTAGGAATACTCGATCTCGAGGCCCTGCGTGTCATCCCGAACCTTTGTGGGCTTGTTCTCAGCATCGTAAGTGAACTCAAACGTGATCGTCCCGTCCGACGCCTCGGTCATGTTGCCGCTCGCATCGAACTCGTATGCTACGTAGCTGTCGTCCTCGTATTCTTTCTGCACGAGGCGATTTAGGGCGTCGTAGGTGAACGTGGTCGTGTTACCTAACGGGTCCGTCTTGGTGCTCAGGTTCCCGACCGCATCGTATGTGAACTCCGAATACCTACTCAACGCGTCAGTTTGGCGGAGAGCCTCCGCTCCCGCAGCACGCTCAATCAAGCTGTCTCATCGCCTCCCTTCGTGCGCCTTCGTGGCCTTCGTGGATCATTTCCAATTCATCCTTCATCCTTTAGACAGGCTGGAAAGCCCGTCCTACACTCGTTTCATCCTTCCGCTGCCAACTGCCAACTAGTCCTTATGGTATGTTGCGATGGCGATCTTTGCGCCTCGTGCGCCGATGAGCAGGTCCATGCCGCCCAGGAGGCTGATGCCGCCGTAGAACGTGTAGTCCCCGGGCGGGAGGGTTGAGGCGTTGAGGCGCAGGAGCTCTTCTGTCTCGATGGAGTATGCGCCGAGGACGCGTTTTGTGCCTTCCGGCGTTGGGCCCCACGCGGGGTAGTAGTAGAGTGTGCCGTTGTGTTCGCAAGCGAGCCACAGAAGCACCGGTATGACCGCCCCCGCGTTCGTGAAAGTCCCGCTCACCGTCAGATACCCGTCCGGGGTCGCCTGGGCAGCAAGCTCCAGCTTCTGCTGCGCCGGCCCGCCATCCTCGATGCGATTCAGCCCGTGCTCCGTCCCAACCCACTTGTCGCCGTTGTGGTCGATGGCTATCGTCGTTATCGAAGCGTGGGTGAGAGGATCGGATATGCGATTCCAGTTGCCCGGCTGGCCATAGACCAAACCATTCAAAGTTCCCAGCCAAATAGTGTCTTCCGAATCTGTGGCGACGGCCATAGTGTCCTCATCGTAAATCCACTCCCAATCAGCGCCGGGATAGCCTTTGTATGCGCCGCCATAACCGTACAGAAAGGCGCTGCCATGAGCGTCAAACACAATCGGACATATTCCGGGGAAATTCAGGAACGTGGGCGTCAGGTCGGTTCCGTATCTGAAGTGGTGCCATTGCTTCCCATCGAACATCGTGTATCCTTCCCACTGCTCGAACCATAAAGTGTCCCCCGGCCCCACGGTGATTGAATAGACGACGCTGGATCCGAAACGGTCGGCCGATGGATAAGCTTGCCAAGCGTGGTCATCATACGAGACAACCGTGGCGTTCGTTGCATATTGGGAGAACCACTTGGTGCCCTTGCGATCAACTGTGACGAAGTTCGAGCTTGTGAGCGGCGAGTTGCTCGAGTCGTAGAGGCGGAACTCGTCGTCGATCAGCCTCATTGCGCCCACGCTTGCTTCAAACCACTGAGTCCCATTGATGTCCATGGAGCAGCGACTTGGGTAGAAGCCTTGCTGCCACGGTGCCCAGACAGTGGTGAAGTGACCATCGTCTGACCTCCCCAACAGGGGCCATGAGTGCGCTGATATCCATAGGACCCCGTTGGACGCCAATGAGACAGCTCGTATGTGGTCTCCAGGTATGCCCTCAAAGAAGATCCTTATGAACCTCGTATCTTGAAGAAGCAGTAGGCCTAATCCAGATGTGCCAACCAGGACCGTTCCCTCCGCCACTGGCTGCAAGCTTCTTAGATCCTGCAAACTAACGCCCAACGCCTGGGTAAACTGGGTCGTTCTGCTACTGTCCCAGCTTATCAATCTATCGGAGCTCATTGCCCATATAATCCCATCAGCGCCAACCTTCAAGAAGTGAGGGGCATGGCCCGACGCCCAGACAGGGTCATTTGACACGATCTCCCATTCTCCACCGTCATATCGCCAGAGTCCGGACGGATTATCGCCCGTCCCCCAAACGGTGCCCGCGTCGTCTGTTGTCATCGCTGAGAACGATTCTGGATTGTCAAAGAGCGTCCATCCGGTTTCATCCAGCCTGAAGACTTTGCTGAATCTCCCGTTCTCTGGATATGCAACTGCGCATCCCCAAACTTCCCCGGAATTACCCACGCACAGACAGCCGGATTCTAGGCGCGGGAATCCTCCCGGCCATTCGAACACGTCCCAGCTTCCTTCGTGATACCTCCACAAGCGAGTGGGTCCCCCTACCCAAAGCGCTCCATTAGCGCCAACATCAATCATCATGTCGTCACACATCACAATTCGTTGCGCGCCCGTAATGTCTTCTACTGACAGCTCGCAGCCACTTATCTGGACGAGAAAGAACCGTTGGGCCTGCCACTCTCCGAACTCCGCAAGCAGAAGGGTTCTCTCGCCCACGACGAAGGCGTTCATCATTTGATCATCTGGAAGCCCATCGTGCAGGCCAAATCTCACAAGGTGACCGTTCCTCATGACATACAACCCTGCATTTGTCGCCAGAGCGAGCGTGCCGTCCTTGTAGTCCATGCTCCAGATGGTGTTAGGTCCTGCGTGATGCTGTTCCACGGTTATCTCATCTGCGCACACTGGCATCGCGGCACAGCCTACGACGAGAATGAGAACCAGCTCTTGAATTAGTCCTGCGTGTCTCATTTTTCCTCCTACTTCTTGACACAAGGTCTTCTTGTTCTAACCTCAGATTATAGATCCTTCGCGGGAAGCGGGGTAAGCCTGGTGGAGATATAGGGACAAGATGCGTCGCAAGTGCTCTCTAGATCAGTGAAGCTCGGCGCTTCATCCAGCCCCGTCCCACACCAGTAGGACCGCATAGGCTTCTTTATGCAAGTGTCTCTCTGCGGACAGGCGGTGCGTTGTTTCGTCCCATAAAGCGAGAAACAGTAGTCACAGCACATATAAATCCATCCGCAAGGTCGTCCGGACTCATCCCAGTTCTCCTTGTGCGAGGCCTTTTTAAGTGCTGTTTCATGGCTCCCATAACCGTTCTCGCCATCGCACCATCCCCACGTCTTGTGGTAGGTGTCAAACTCAAAGTCGCCCTTATTGGGATTTACCCACCACTGGTGCCAACAGTACTTCCTGCACTTATCCATCTTGGCTTCGCAATCCTTCATGCCACCCATGCCAGCGATGGGATCCCCGTGCTTCAACACGATCAGAATCTCACCATACTTCCTAAGCATCTCCATATGGTATTCTGCCGCAACGATAAGGTTTGCATTCCCGAGTCGGCACCAGCTGTAATGCTCCTCGCAGCAAACGGCGCAGTCCGGCCTGGCCCTACACTCCTGCCCCCAATCATCTTCCAACACTAAGCTTACTGGGACCACATTCAGCGCGGAATACGGGCTGGTCGCTGTCCCTGCTAGAGCTTTCTGATATGTGCGACCAAGATCTGCGTCATAATCGAGCCCCGTGCCGGCGTAGTGCTCCGACGTTGAGGCGTAATACCAGCCTCGGAAGCGATAGTCGGTCGAGACGCTGCCGGAGAGCTGGGTTTCCGTGAGGTCGCCCCACACGTCATAGGCATAGCGCGTGTTGACCGTCTCCGAGGCGTTGACTAGATCGCGCGTGGACCCGAGGCGATCCTTCATGAAGTAATGAACTGTGTCAGGGTCCGTTGACCGGTCCAGCATTGCGTCCGCACCGAGTATGTAGGACGTCATCAGCGACCAATTGGAGCTATACTCTCCTAGTACCTGCAGCCCAGCGTGGAAGTAGTTGGTGAGGCCGAGCGTCGAATCGGACGAATAGCGCCTCGTGCCGGTGGGGTTGTAGCCGTATTCGACGAGGGAGGCGCCGTTCTTCTTGAAGACCTGGAGGCGGCGCTCGTAGTCCCAGTCGTAGGTCCACGTGTCTGACCCATCCGACTTGCTCACCAAGCACCCATCCGACGCATACCCGAACGTCATCGTAAGGGTCGATGTCGTCCACTGGGTCAGCTCGTCCGCGTCGTCGTAGGTGTATGTCGTGGTAATCGTCGAGGTTGTATATTCGTGCAGCTTCGTGCGGTTACCCACCCCATCATACTCATACCCATAATCAGACCCGGACGGGTAGTTCACATGGGTCAGCCGATAGACGTCGTCGTAGGTGTAGCTCGTCTGGTTCGAATCTTTGTCAGTCTGGCTCGTCACGTTGCCGACATCGTCATAGCCGTAGTCCCACGATGAGATCACGGTGCCGTTCGACTTCTTGTTCGTGATCTTCGTCAGGCGCTTGGCGTCGTCGTAGCTATACTCCGTGTAGCAGCCGTTCCCGAGCGACATCTTCGTCCGGATTGAGCAGCAGGTCGCGTATTGTATCGTCGCGAATGTCGAGCCGTTCACGACGTCCGTAACCCGGTTGAGGCCGTCATAATAATAGTTGATCTTATTATTGGACGTGTCCTCGATCCAGAGCAGGTTCCCGTTGTCGTCATAGGCATACTCGATCTCTAGGCCCTGCGTGTCATCCCGAACCTTGGTCGGCTTGCTCTCGGCATCGTAGGTGAACTCGAAGGTGATCGTCCCGTCCGACGCCTCGGTCAGGTTCCCGTTCGCATCATACTGATACGCTACATAACTGTCGTCCTCGTATTCTTTCTGCACGAGGCGATTTACAGCGTCGTAGGTGAACGTCGTGGCGTCCCCGAGCGGGTCGGTCTTCGTGCTCAGGTTGCCGACTGCGTCGAACGTAAACTCCGAATACCTACCCAACGCATCCGTCTGCTTCGTCACGCGGTTCAGGTTGTTGTATTGGTAGGTCACGAAATCCTTGTCCCGGCCGTCGATTATCTTCACGACGTTGCCGTTCTTGTCGTATTGATACTCCGTCTCGTTGCTCTTGGCGTCCGTCACCTTCGTCTTGCGATACAGGTCGTCGTAGTAGTAGAAGGTCTCGCCCCCCTCCGCATCCTTACGCCTCGTGATCGTCCCAACGCTGCTGTAATACGTGTAACTCGTGTGGTCCAGCGGGTCCTGCGCCTCAGTCCGGCGGTTCAACTTGTCATAGACATAGCTGTACTCAGTCTCGTCCGGCAGCGTCTTCGTCGTCAGGTTGCCGTTCGCATCGTAGGTGAAGTCGGTCTCCTTATCCATGGCATCAGTTACCTTGGTGCGCATGTTCCGCGAGTTGTAGGTGTATTCGGTCTCATTGCCGAGCTTGTCGAGGCAACCTATCATAAGCAACTCCTAGCCATTCCCCAGCATCGCCGGATGGAGGCTTAACGGGTCATATCCGTTAATCATATTCGCACAACTAATGAACATAATACCAATGTTCTGTGCTATGTCAAGCGCCTTTCTACCGAAACGCCGGCGCTTCTAATCCGAAGGCAGCGTGGGGAAGATGAGGAGGCGAGCGGCAAAGAAACCTACGGCGCGCCGGCGGCGGCGGCGGCGGAGAGCCTCCGCTCCCACACCCTGGCCCGAGTTGCGCTTCGGCCGGCACTTGAGGCGAGCTCCGTTTCGGTGCGAGCCAACCGGTTCGTTCGCCAGTAAGAGAAGCTATGGGTGCCCAGCCACTGGGTCGTCGCATTCGCGTCGCTTCGGCAGCTGAGGCGAGCTCGGAACGTGCGAGCCGACCCCCGCGGCAGCCGGCAAAAGTAGCTATCCGAGTGCCGTGGGCACCGTGGCCGGAGGCTGAACTTGGGCTGGGCAAGTGTCAACCGGGGACGGAGCGAGTTGGTGGCTCTCAGGAATGTGTTTGGCAGACGAGGTGGATAATGGCAGAATGTATCGGTTGGGGAATAAGGCCTTATGTTAAAAATGGAGAAAGGGAGTATGACGGGATACAAGCCAATTGAAAGGCCGTTGGGCGCCGAGATTTCCTGCAAGGGTTGGCTTCAGGAGGCGGCGATGCGGATGCTGATGCACAATGTGAGCGAGGACGTAGCGGAAAAGCCTGCTGAGTTGATCGTCTATGGCGGGACGGGGAAGGCGGCTCGGAATTGGGACGCTTTTCACAGGATCGTTGCGACGCTTAAGGAATTAGAGAACGATGAGACGCTCCTTGTGCAGTCAGGGAAGCCGGTTGGAGTGTTTAGGACGACTGCTGATTCGCCCAGGGTGCTGATTGCTAACTCGCTGCTTGTGCCGAGATGGGCGACTTGGGAGAAGTTCCGGGAGTTGGAGCGGCTGGGTCTGACGATGTACGGCCAGATGACCGCAGGCAGTTGGATTTACATTGGAACGCAGGGGATACTTCAGGGCACATACGAGACGTTTGTCGAGGCGATCAGACAGCATTTTGGCGGGGACATGTCAGGCAAGACGATCTTCTCGGCAGGTCTTGGAGGTATGGGCGGGGCTCAGCCTCTTGCTGCGACGATGGCAGGCGCGTCGTTTTTGGGCGTTGAGGTCGATGGAGAGCGCATCGAGAGGCGAGTGAGAGGGGGCTACGTGGATGTTGTTGCGGAGGATTTGGATGATGCGCTGAGGATAATCGATGAGTTGCGGCAGAGGAAGGAGGCAAGGTCAGTTGCACTGCTGGGCAATGCTGCCGATGTCTATCCTGAGCTCGTTCGTCGCGGGGTTTTCTTTGAGATGGTAACAGACCAGACGAGCGCTCACG
This window harbors:
- a CDS encoding formylglycine-generating enzyme family protein produces the protein MKTRALRAQPVLWLCLLFGIVGLAIAHDTAGSLATTASVHVDAGVFTMGDIADEGREFDQPAHKVRISGFAISRKETTRQEFCTFLNLIGATGPSSSGTVGVKTGIYAELTKSGIEFVDGKYCPTRDGRLPVIVTWQGADAYCRFVGGRLPTEAEWEYACRAGTTSGYPWGDRFDESLANGRGTSDEMKVDLVSKTVNKQGGEVRT
- a CDS encoding RHS repeat-associated core domain-containing protein, yielding MIERAAGAEALRQTDALSRYSEFTYDAVGNLSTKTDPLGNTTTFTYDALNRLVQKEYEDDSYVAYEFDASGNMTEASDGTITFEFTYDAENKPTKVRDDTQGLEIEYSYDDNGNLLWIEDTSNSKSNYYYDALNRVTDITNGSTFATIEYATCCSIRAKLTLGNGCYTEYEYDDAKRLTKITNKKSNGTVISSWDYAYDDVGNVTSQTDKDSLATSYTYDDIYRLTHVNYPSGSDYGYDYDAVGNRTKMSEYTTSTITTTYTYDNADELTQYTTSTLTMSFGYASDGCLVSKSDGSDTWTYDWDYERRLAGFKKNGATLVEYAYNPTGMRRYSSDSTLGLTNYFWSGGHVLADYSSNWSLTRSYIFGPRVDEMIAMIDRTTDPNVTHYFTRDRLGSTRELVNASETLMTRYDYDAWGSPTETQLSGSVSSRYRFTGRSLDPTSGLYNYRARHYDDGLGRFTSRDPLYRGCRSRIDRYVYVGNNPATMVDPLGLTGVAWVPSGMTASYGSQDGDPDGDSCETACNKCCSSIGCATLGMKCGCDCRSSGEGSCTCRCGCEDYHVASEDPESSQVQPRDARYEVGVWGRWDQRRAVSQLVSPGAWIYGS